In a single window of the Allobranchiibius huperziae genome:
- a CDS encoding SAM-dependent methyltransferase codes for MNSDVAGRIAALVAPLSGGELPVRLTAWDGSASGPLDAPHVTLASPRAIRRLLWHPGELGAAQAYVTGELDVEGDLVEGLSRVRATLAARGVTAKRPSARMLADATRLAREFGVLGRPLPAPKTQIAVRGRLHSVSRDRDVIHNHYDLSNDFYSLILDDHMAYSSAYVTGADLNGKELQDYSLEDAQRDKLDLVCRKAGLDARRGMRFLDIGCGWGSLSLHAAAAYGAQVTGVTISKEQKAFIDSRVAERGLGDLVEIRLQDYREIADEPFDAVASLEMGEHVGERNYAAYADTLARCASDDAHVVIQQMSRHDEHPGGGPFIEAFIAPDMTMRPVGQTVAFLERAGLEVRDVHAMREHYVWTVRAWQRRFDAAKDQLVKLVGDEVVRVWELYLAGGLLAFQEGRMGVDQITAVRRRSGMSALPAVRPASWSDPRG; via the coding sequence ATGAACTCGGACGTCGCGGGCCGTATCGCCGCCCTGGTCGCACCGCTGTCCGGGGGCGAGCTTCCCGTGCGGTTGACCGCGTGGGACGGCAGCGCCTCCGGACCCCTGGACGCGCCGCACGTGACGTTGGCCAGCCCCCGTGCGATTCGCCGACTGCTCTGGCATCCGGGCGAACTCGGCGCGGCACAGGCGTACGTCACCGGGGAGCTCGATGTCGAGGGCGACCTGGTCGAGGGCCTCTCCCGGGTGCGGGCGACGCTCGCGGCCCGCGGAGTCACCGCCAAGCGTCCCTCCGCGCGGATGCTCGCCGATGCGACCCGACTGGCACGCGAGTTCGGTGTGCTGGGTCGGCCCCTGCCTGCGCCGAAGACGCAGATCGCCGTCCGCGGACGGTTGCACTCCGTCAGCCGGGACCGCGACGTCATCCACAACCACTACGACCTGTCCAACGACTTCTACTCCCTCATCCTCGATGATCACATGGCGTACTCCAGTGCCTATGTCACCGGCGCTGACCTGAACGGCAAGGAGTTGCAGGACTATTCGCTCGAGGACGCTCAGCGCGACAAGCTGGACCTGGTGTGCCGCAAGGCGGGGCTCGATGCCCGTCGCGGTATGCGATTCCTCGACATCGGCTGCGGGTGGGGTTCGCTCTCGCTGCATGCCGCCGCGGCGTACGGCGCGCAGGTCACCGGCGTGACGATCTCCAAGGAGCAGAAGGCGTTCATCGACTCACGCGTCGCCGAGCGGGGCCTGGGCGACCTGGTGGAGATCCGTCTGCAGGACTACCGGGAGATCGCCGACGAGCCGTTCGACGCGGTGGCTTCGCTGGAGATGGGCGAACATGTCGGCGAACGCAACTACGCGGCGTACGCGGACACGCTCGCGCGGTGCGCCTCCGACGATGCACACGTGGTGATCCAGCAGATGTCCCGACACGACGAGCACCCCGGCGGCGGGCCGTTCATCGAGGCGTTCATCGCGCCCGACATGACGATGCGCCCGGTGGGTCAGACGGTCGCCTTCCTCGAGCGGGCCGGCCTCGAGGTGCGCGACGTGCATGCCATGCGCGAGCACTACGTGTGGACGGTGCGCGCCTGGCAGCGTCGGTTCGACGCCGCCAAGGACCAGCTCGTCAAGCTCGTCGGCGACGAGGTCGTGCGGGTCTGGGAGCTCTACCTTGCGGGCGGGCTGCTGGCGTTCCAGGAGGGGCGGATGGGCGTCGATCAGATCACCGCCGTGCGCCGCAGGTCCGGCATGAGCGCACTGCCCGCCGTACGACCGGCGAGCTGGAGTGACCCGCGTGGCTGA
- a CDS encoding MFS transporter: protein MAQTTAPAPAGYRRGDAGYRRITLSLFAAGMTTFVAMYAAQAVLPALSDAFDVSPAGSALAVSATTGMLALAIIPASALSERFGRTRVMVTSALLTAAVGIVLPWVGSFGLLVALRGVQGIALAGVPATAMAYLAEEVHAQDLGAAMGRYIAGTTVGGLAGRVVASLTLDLSTWRWALEVAALVSLAFTLVFVRFAPPSVYFRPQPIGVRRTARAVAGHLRSPRLLALFGTAFLLMGGFVSIYNLLGYRLLARPFSLSQTVVGLVFLMYLSGTVSSAAAGRLSDRFGRAAVLLTSEVVALIGLLLTWVTALPLVLIGVLLFTAGFFAAHAVASGWVSRIAHDHRAEASSLYLFAYYAGSSVLGAAAGLAYSAYGWSGAVAYVGVIFLLALTVVGWLRHGVREPA, encoded by the coding sequence ATGGCTCAGACGACAGCTCCAGCCCCCGCGGGTTACCGGCGAGGTGACGCGGGATACCGGCGGATCACCCTGTCGCTCTTCGCTGCCGGCATGACGACCTTCGTCGCGATGTACGCCGCGCAGGCTGTGCTGCCCGCGCTCTCCGACGCGTTCGACGTCTCACCCGCCGGTTCGGCCCTCGCAGTGTCGGCGACCACCGGCATGCTCGCGTTGGCGATCATCCCGGCGAGTGCCCTGTCGGAGCGGTTCGGGCGCACCCGGGTGATGGTCACTTCCGCGCTGCTGACGGCCGCGGTCGGCATCGTGCTGCCGTGGGTGGGGTCGTTCGGGCTGCTCGTGGCGCTGCGCGGGGTGCAGGGGATCGCCCTCGCCGGGGTGCCGGCCACCGCAATGGCCTACCTCGCCGAGGAGGTACACGCCCAGGACCTCGGCGCGGCCATGGGTCGCTACATCGCGGGGACGACGGTCGGTGGGCTCGCCGGGCGGGTGGTCGCCTCCCTCACGCTCGACCTGTCCACGTGGCGGTGGGCCCTGGAGGTCGCGGCCCTCGTCAGCCTCGCGTTCACCCTCGTCTTCGTTCGCTTCGCGCCGCCGTCGGTCTACTTCCGTCCGCAACCGATCGGCGTACGCCGCACCGCGCGGGCCGTCGCCGGGCACCTGCGCAGTCCCCGGCTGCTGGCACTCTTCGGCACTGCGTTCCTGCTGATGGGCGGCTTCGTCTCGATCTACAACCTGCTCGGATACCGATTGCTGGCAAGGCCGTTCAGCCTGTCGCAGACCGTTGTGGGCCTCGTCTTCCTGATGTACCTGTCCGGCACTGTGTCGTCGGCAGCGGCCGGCCGGCTGTCCGACAGGTTCGGGCGGGCGGCGGTGCTTCTCACCTCCGAGGTCGTCGCACTCATCGGCCTCCTCCTCACCTGGGTCACGGCACTGCCCCTCGTCCTGATCGGGGTGCTGCTCTTCACGGCCGGGTTCTTCGCGGCGCATGCGGTCGCAAGTGGCTGGGTCAGTCGCATCGCGCACGACCACCGCGCGGAGGCCAGCTCGCTCTACCTCTTCGCCTACTACGCCGGAAGTTCGGTACTCGGTGCGGCTGCGGGACTTGCCTACTCGGCGTACGGCTGGTCAGGAGCCGTGGCCTACGTCGGCGTCATCTTCCTGCTGGCGCTGACGGTCGTCGGTTGGCTGCGCCACGGCGTACGCGAGCCCGCGTGA
- a CDS encoding Lrp/AsnC family transcriptional regulator codes for MGSIELHILQCLIIDGRMPLRRIGEVVGVSEQTVSRRYRAMRDAGQVRVHAVRSGFTATRQAWTVRIQSRPDSAEALADALANRDDTGWIALTSGGSEVVCATSGPVGSSGEGVLRRLPHTGAVLNFSAQAMLRAFAGAVDEWTMFDTALTTLQAAELRAAARHRRHAGTEAITDADAPLVAALARDGRATAADLARGLDWPVSRVAGRLDALLGGALYVLTDHLPETFGYHASAMMCLTVSPGRVVDVCETLAGHRPTGFVTATTGSANVMATVTCRSQDDLFTYVTEQVGALPGVLQLDLLPYLRRVKQGGSRVVDGRLVAPT; via the coding sequence ATGGGCTCGATCGAGCTACACATCCTCCAGTGCCTGATCATCGACGGGCGGATGCCCCTGCGCCGCATCGGCGAGGTGGTCGGCGTCTCGGAGCAGACCGTCTCGCGTCGGTACCGTGCGATGCGCGATGCCGGGCAGGTCCGGGTGCACGCGGTGCGGTCCGGATTCACGGCAACGCGTCAGGCGTGGACGGTGCGGATCCAGAGCCGCCCCGACTCCGCCGAGGCGCTGGCGGATGCGCTGGCCAACCGCGACGACACCGGGTGGATCGCTCTGACCTCGGGCGGCAGCGAGGTCGTCTGCGCCACGAGCGGTCCGGTGGGCTCGAGTGGCGAAGGCGTGCTGCGCCGACTTCCGCACACCGGTGCAGTGCTCAACTTCTCGGCGCAGGCCATGCTCCGCGCGTTCGCCGGCGCGGTCGACGAATGGACGATGTTCGACACCGCGCTCACGACGCTGCAGGCCGCCGAACTGCGCGCGGCTGCGCGTCACCGACGGCACGCCGGGACCGAGGCCATCACCGATGCCGACGCCCCGTTGGTCGCCGCCCTCGCCCGCGACGGACGTGCCACCGCCGCCGACCTCGCCCGTGGGCTGGACTGGCCGGTGTCTCGTGTAGCGGGCCGGCTGGATGCATTGCTCGGAGGCGCGCTCTACGTGCTCACCGACCATCTTCCCGAGACCTTCGGCTATCACGCCTCAGCGATGATGTGCCTCACCGTGAGTCCCGGCCGCGTCGTCGACGTCTGCGAGACCCTCGCGGGGCACCGGCCGACGGGGTTCGTGACCGCCACGACGGGGTCAGCCAACGTGATGGCGACCGTCACCTGCCGGAGCCAGGACGACCTCTTCACCTACGTCACCGAACAGGTGGGCGCACTACCCGGAGTACTGCAGTTGGATCTACTGCCGTACCTGCGGCGGGTCAAACAGGGCGGCAGCCGGGTCGTCGACGGGCGCCTCGTCGCGCCCACGTGA
- a CDS encoding NAD(P)/FAD-dependent oxidoreductase, giving the protein MSPRRYAVIGSGVAGLTAAHVLSKSGDVSLYEADERPGGHAHTHDVPLPDGSTIAVDSGFIVHNDRTYPTLQRLFRELGVPTQPTDMSMSVYVPQTGFQYAGGKGLSGILADAHTTTRPGFCRMLIDVKRFHRRARALLDGPEQDDVTMQDWLGETTYGRDFTENFIRPVIAAVWSCPPDMALHYPARSLLQFLDHHGMLTVSGSPTWRTVTGGSRVYVERVVAGLHRTLLNTPVASVRKLADGVEVGDFAGSREVYDGVVIATHPHQALAMLAQPTAAEERVFSAMPYSVNTAQLHTDSSVLPSNPRAWGSWNYLSPEDEDGVVVTYDLTRLMRLPSPDGTRMLVTLGGEHRVDKRTVIAQMTYEHPLYTLGSLRAQRESPSLSDDRVAFAGAYHGSGFHEDGALSGLQAATRLGGTWE; this is encoded by the coding sequence ATGTCACCGCGCAGGTACGCCGTGATCGGCAGCGGTGTGGCCGGACTGACGGCCGCGCACGTCCTCAGCAAGAGTGGCGACGTGAGCCTGTACGAGGCCGACGAGCGACCCGGTGGTCACGCACATACCCACGACGTGCCGCTCCCCGACGGCAGCACCATCGCCGTCGACAGCGGGTTCATCGTGCACAACGACCGCACCTACCCCACGCTGCAGCGGCTCTTCCGCGAGCTCGGCGTGCCCACTCAGCCGACCGACATGAGCATGTCGGTCTACGTGCCGCAGACCGGCTTCCAGTACGCCGGGGGCAAGGGCCTGAGCGGCATCCTGGCGGACGCCCACACGACGACCCGTCCCGGTTTCTGCCGCATGCTGATCGACGTCAAACGCTTCCACCGCCGCGCTCGCGCCCTGCTCGACGGCCCGGAGCAGGATGATGTGACCATGCAGGACTGGCTCGGTGAGACGACCTACGGTCGCGACTTCACCGAGAACTTCATCCGCCCGGTGATCGCTGCGGTCTGGTCGTGCCCGCCCGACATGGCACTGCACTACCCCGCGCGATCCCTGCTGCAGTTCCTGGACCACCACGGCATGCTCACCGTCAGCGGATCGCCGACCTGGCGCACGGTGACCGGCGGGTCGCGCGTCTACGTCGAGCGCGTCGTGGCGGGTCTGCACCGCACCCTGCTCAACACCCCCGTCGCATCGGTGCGCAAGCTTGCCGATGGCGTGGAGGTCGGTGATTTCGCCGGCAGTCGGGAGGTGTACGACGGAGTGGTGATCGCAACACATCCCCACCAGGCGCTCGCGATGCTGGCGCAGCCCACGGCCGCCGAGGAGCGCGTGTTCAGCGCGATGCCCTATTCGGTCAATACCGCCCAGTTGCACACCGATTCGTCCGTCCTGCCGAGCAACCCGCGCGCCTGGGGCTCGTGGAACTACCTGTCACCCGAGGACGAGGACGGTGTCGTCGTCACCTATGACCTCACCCGACTGATGCGACTGCCGAGCCCGGACGGCACTCGGATGCTCGTCACGCTGGGTGGCGAGCACCGTGTGGACAAGCGCACGGTGATCGCGCAGATGACCTACGAGCACCCGCTCTACACGCTGGGTTCGCTGCGTGCGCAACGCGAGTCGCCCTCGCTCTCCGACGACCGGGTCGCCTTCGCCGGCGCCTACCACGGGTCGGGCTTCCACGAGGACGGGGCGCTCTCCGGACTGCAAGCGGCGACGCGCCTCGGTGGGACGTGGGAGTGA
- a CDS encoding SAM-dependent methyltransferase — protein sequence MTALSDPSTMGIDPIRWPDVVRIPRSFKASAAESVTRGLFRRAVARLAIRVVMPDGTTLGGCADDPAAPTMHVHNPRALMRRIGTGGLIGFGESYLAREWDSEDLAGLIAAFAGGIDHLVPTSLKRMRSAYLTRKPLSDKPSTANSRSNVERHYDLSNDMFATFLDPSMTYSAALIEGPVDADSLELAQHRKIDRMLDQAGVGEGSRVLEIGTGWGELALRAAARGAHVDSVTLSSEQLAWAQGKIDNAGFAARVDLALRDYRDTLGQYDAVLSVEMIEAVGLEYLDTYFAKIAQVLAPGGTAVIQAITMPHHRVLETRNTYTWIHKYIFPGGALASVEMLRDTAARQGLSLGDDLPMGQSYAETLRIWAETFDAAHERLEELGFDETFRRMWRFYLRYSEGGFRADYLDVHQLTFTKGAAA from the coding sequence ATGACCGCCCTGTCCGACCCCTCGACCATGGGGATCGATCCGATCCGGTGGCCTGATGTCGTGCGAATCCCCCGCAGTTTCAAGGCAAGCGCGGCCGAGAGCGTCACGCGCGGCCTCTTCCGTCGGGCGGTCGCGCGACTCGCGATCCGCGTGGTCATGCCGGATGGGACCACGCTCGGCGGGTGCGCCGACGATCCTGCGGCGCCGACCATGCACGTGCACAACCCGCGCGCCCTGATGCGCCGGATCGGCACCGGCGGCCTGATCGGGTTCGGCGAGTCCTATCTGGCCCGCGAATGGGACAGCGAGGATCTCGCCGGGCTCATCGCGGCGTTCGCCGGCGGCATCGACCACCTGGTGCCCACGTCGTTGAAGCGGATGCGATCGGCGTACCTCACGCGCAAGCCGCTCTCCGACAAGCCATCGACGGCGAACTCGCGCAGCAACGTCGAGCGGCACTACGACCTCTCGAACGACATGTTCGCGACGTTCCTCGACCCGTCGATGACGTACTCCGCCGCGCTCATCGAAGGACCGGTCGACGCCGACTCGCTCGAGCTGGCGCAGCACCGCAAGATCGACCGGATGCTCGACCAGGCCGGCGTCGGCGAAGGCAGCCGGGTGCTCGAGATCGGCACGGGTTGGGGCGAACTCGCCCTGCGGGCCGCAGCACGCGGGGCTCATGTCGACTCCGTCACGCTGTCCAGCGAGCAGCTCGCCTGGGCGCAGGGGAAGATCGACAACGCGGGCTTCGCGGCGCGCGTCGACCTGGCGCTGCGGGACTACCGCGACACCCTCGGCCAGTACGACGCGGTGCTCTCGGTGGAGATGATCGAAGCGGTGGGTCTGGAGTACCTCGACACCTACTTCGCCAAGATCGCGCAGGTGCTCGCACCCGGGGGGACGGCGGTCATCCAGGCCATCACCATGCCGCACCATCGGGTGCTGGAGACCAGGAACACCTACACCTGGATCCACAAGTACATCTTCCCGGGCGGCGCGCTGGCATCGGTCGAGATGCTGCGCGATACCGCAGCGCGACAAGGGCTTTCGCTGGGTGATGACCTTCCGATGGGTCAGAGCTACGCCGAGACGCTGCGGATCTGGGCAGAGACCTTCGACGCCGCCCACGAGCGTCTCGAAGAGCTGGGCTTCGACGAGACCTTCCGGCGGATGTGGCGGTTCTACCTGCGCTACAGCGAGGGCGGGTTCCGCGCGGACTACCTCGACGTGCATCAGCTGACCTTCACCAAGGGCGCAGCAGCATGA
- a CDS encoding DUF1295 domain-containing protein, with protein sequence MADFLLVSGVSLLLLAVLQAVTFFVGRAKGRYNVVDVIWGSGLALVALVALVLGTGGIARRITLAVLVIGWGARLSYHIWKRSRGGEEDPRYAELLEGKGTGAIIGRIFVTQWIAQWFISLPVQVAGATHDPRGIWWVVAVVGALVTVFGIAFEAIGDAQMSAFKADPANKGTIMDRGLWGWTRHPNYFGDACVWVGVYLVSASVWPGVLTVLSPVAMVFFLVVATGARRLEKSMAQREGYRNYQERTSFFVPTPPGKHT encoded by the coding sequence GTGGCTGATTTCCTGCTCGTCTCCGGCGTCAGCCTCCTGCTGCTGGCGGTCCTGCAGGCAGTGACGTTCTTCGTCGGCCGCGCCAAGGGCCGCTACAACGTCGTCGACGTCATCTGGGGATCGGGGCTCGCCCTCGTCGCGCTCGTGGCGCTGGTGCTGGGCACGGGCGGCATCGCTCGACGGATCACACTGGCCGTGCTGGTGATCGGCTGGGGTGCGCGGCTGTCGTACCACATCTGGAAGCGAAGCCGCGGCGGCGAGGAGGACCCTCGCTACGCCGAGTTGCTCGAGGGCAAGGGCACCGGGGCCATCATCGGGCGCATCTTCGTGACCCAGTGGATCGCGCAGTGGTTCATCTCGCTGCCGGTGCAGGTCGCCGGGGCCACCCACGATCCGCGCGGCATCTGGTGGGTCGTCGCGGTCGTCGGAGCCCTGGTGACCGTGTTCGGCATCGCCTTCGAGGCCATCGGCGACGCGCAGATGAGCGCGTTCAAGGCGGACCCTGCGAACAAGGGCACGATCATGGACCGCGGCCTGTGGGGCTGGACGCGGCATCCGAACTACTTCGGTGACGCCTGCGTCTGGGTGGGCGTCTACCTCGTCTCCGCGTCGGTGTGGCCAGGGGTGCTCACGGTGCTCTCACCGGTCGCCATGGTGTTCTTCCTCGTCGTCGCCACGGGCGCGCGACGCCTGGAGAAGTCGATGGCGCAGCGCGAGGGCTACCGCAACTACCAGGAGCGCACCAGCTTCTTCGTGCCCACGCCCCCCGGCAAGCACACCTGA
- a CDS encoding DHA2 family efflux MFS transporter permease subunit: MRKWLPMLAICLGSFMLLIDVTIVNVALPAMATDLSSSFAALQWVIDAYALVLAALLLGFGSLADALGHRRTYVLGLVVFSVASCLCGAAVNPAMLIAARALQGVGGAAMFATTFGLLSSAYTDRDRGTAFGVWGAVSGAASAVGPVLGGVLTQTISWRWIFLVNAPIGVATVLITLAVITAPKAGGHRRIDVAGTLVFAVAAGMLTFAITRAGDDGWASPVVLGCLVVAVLAFVAFLIVESRVAAPMITLSLFGRRVFGGTVGAAFALSFAGFGALTYAVIWAQTMLGLSPIQAGLVCLPLPVFSATLSPLSGRFMQQVPRGLAIGGGLGLIGAGGLLSAVLISIEANWPSLLPGLALIGIGCGVSVPVMAAAATSDVGDDRAGVASGAINTARQLGQALGIAVLGNLAAAAATSTLRGDGVTDPARTASRVIGGGAGTVLSRHADLARALHEAFAAGLTLAYVVSGAVALVAAVGAGWLVRTRRPAHVPDESTLARS, encoded by the coding sequence ATGCGCAAGTGGCTCCCAATGCTCGCGATCTGTCTGGGCAGCTTCATGCTGCTCATCGATGTCACGATCGTGAACGTCGCACTACCGGCGATGGCCACCGATCTGTCCAGTTCGTTCGCCGCGCTGCAATGGGTCATCGACGCGTACGCGCTCGTTCTGGCGGCATTGCTGCTCGGCTTCGGCTCGCTGGCAGACGCGCTCGGCCACCGCAGGACGTACGTCCTCGGGCTCGTCGTCTTCTCGGTGGCGTCGTGCCTGTGCGGAGCGGCTGTCAATCCGGCCATGTTGATCGCCGCCAGGGCACTGCAGGGCGTCGGTGGTGCGGCGATGTTCGCGACCACCTTCGGCCTGCTGAGCTCTGCCTACACCGATCGCGATCGCGGCACGGCGTTCGGGGTCTGGGGCGCGGTGAGCGGCGCGGCATCTGCGGTCGGCCCGGTGCTGGGAGGCGTGCTGACGCAGACGATCTCCTGGCGCTGGATCTTCCTGGTCAATGCTCCGATCGGGGTGGCGACGGTGCTGATCACGCTGGCGGTCATCACGGCGCCGAAGGCGGGTGGGCACCGCCGCATCGACGTCGCGGGCACGCTCGTCTTCGCGGTGGCGGCCGGCATGCTCACCTTCGCGATCACCCGCGCGGGCGACGACGGTTGGGCATCCCCCGTCGTCCTCGGATGCCTCGTCGTGGCCGTCCTCGCCTTCGTCGCGTTCCTCATCGTCGAATCGCGGGTGGCCGCGCCGATGATCACCCTGTCGCTCTTCGGCCGGCGCGTGTTCGGCGGCACGGTGGGGGCCGCCTTCGCGCTGTCGTTCGCCGGGTTCGGCGCCCTCACCTACGCGGTCATCTGGGCGCAGACGATGCTCGGCCTTTCACCCATCCAGGCCGGCCTGGTCTGCCTGCCATTACCCGTCTTCTCCGCAACGCTGTCGCCCCTGTCCGGTCGGTTCATGCAGCAGGTGCCGCGTGGCCTCGCGATCGGCGGCGGGCTCGGGCTCATCGGTGCCGGCGGTCTGCTCAGCGCGGTGCTCATCTCGATCGAGGCGAACTGGCCATCGCTGCTTCCTGGCCTCGCCCTGATCGGGATCGGGTGCGGGGTGTCGGTGCCGGTCATGGCCGCCGCCGCGACGTCGGACGTCGGCGACGACCGAGCAGGTGTCGCGTCGGGGGCGATCAACACTGCGCGTCAGCTCGGTCAGGCCCTGGGCATCGCGGTGCTCGGCAACCTCGCAGCCGCGGCCGCCACCTCAACTCTGCGCGGCGACGGCGTAACGGACCCGGCCCGCACCGCGAGCCGGGTGATCGGGGGCGGCGCCGGGACGGTGCTCAGCCGACACGCGGATCTTGCGCGAGCACTGCACGAGGCGTTCGCCGCAGGTCTCACGCTGGCGTATGTCGTTTCAGGGGCCGTCGCGCTCGTGGCAGCCGTGGGCGCCGGGTGGCTGGTGCGCACCCGACGTCCGGCTCACGTGCCCGACGAGTCGACCCTTGCCCGCTCCTGA
- a CDS encoding DUF1365 family protein encodes MSPHPTATAYLTRVRHQRTSPIKHGFSYPGISYLVDLDKLGSSERPAELPWWASAFTRFKASDHLGDPSCSWRDNVTTYAATHGIDLDGGTVRVLTGARSLGYVFNPVSVYWCRDRGGALACVIAEVHNTYGERHAYLVRPDESGRAEVGKEFYVSPFNDTDGEYTMSLPEPDDEFAVAITLRRTGERPFATTWTGRRIRGRGETLKAAVATPLASYLVTTLIHLHGVRLWSRRLPIQPRPQHAPQEAV; translated from the coding sequence GTGAGCCCGCACCCGACGGCCACCGCCTACCTGACACGGGTACGCCACCAGCGCACCTCCCCGATCAAGCATGGATTCAGTTATCCCGGCATCAGCTATCTCGTCGACCTCGACAAGCTGGGCAGCTCCGAACGTCCGGCCGAACTCCCCTGGTGGGCCAGCGCGTTCACCCGCTTCAAGGCCTCGGACCATCTAGGCGACCCGAGCTGTTCCTGGCGAGACAATGTGACGACGTACGCCGCAACGCATGGAATCGATCTGGACGGCGGCACGGTGCGCGTCCTCACGGGAGCTCGCTCCCTCGGCTACGTCTTCAACCCCGTCAGCGTCTACTGGTGCCGGGACCGGGGCGGCGCGCTCGCCTGTGTCATCGCCGAGGTGCACAACACCTACGGCGAGCGACACGCCTACCTGGTGCGGCCCGATGAGAGCGGCCGCGCTGAGGTGGGCAAGGAGTTCTACGTCTCCCCGTTCAACGACACCGACGGCGAATACACGATGTCCCTGCCCGAGCCGGACGACGAGTTCGCGGTCGCGATCACCCTGCGCCGCACCGGTGAGCGACCCTTCGCGACCACCTGGACCGGCCGACGAATTCGTGGTCGCGGCGAAACCCTGAAAGCTGCCGTCGCCACTCCTCTAGCCTCATACCTCGTCACCACGCTGATCCACCTGCACGGAGTGCGATTGTGGTCGCGGCGGCTCCCGATCCAACCACGACCACAGCACGCGCCCCAGGAGGCAGTATGA